From the genome of Perca fluviatilis chromosome 8, GENO_Pfluv_1.0, whole genome shotgun sequence:
tctctccccctgtctctctctctctctctccctttctctctctccctgtctctctttctcctttctctctctctctccccctgtctctctctctctctctctctctgcttgtgttttctgaagttgcgGGGGAGTTTGCTCCTCTTGGCCACTGTAATCATGTATAATCGTGAAGATTAAGACATAACTTATCACCCAACTCTGTGTCCCggctcaatctctctctctttctctctctgtctctctctctgtctctctctctgtctctctctctctctctctctctctctctctctctctctctctctctgtctctctctctctctctctgtctctctctctctctctctgtgtctctctctgtctctctctctgtctccctctctccccctgtctctctctccctctctctgcttgtgttgtgtttatgtgcatgtgttttctgaagttgcgGGGGGGTTTGCCCCTGTCAGCCACCGTAATCATGCGCTTCGTGAAGATTAAGAAATAACTTAACACCCAACTCTGTGTTCCAGCTTCCATCTAACTTATTCCCTCTAGTTTTACACTGatgtttggaattcatggtccaTGAACcatattttaatgaaatgagatCAAAGGTTTGAGTGAGAGAAGCAATAagttatgaattattttttattttgaataattAAAATCAGAGGAAGGTTTTGTTGATGGATTATCACATACTTCAACAGATTTAGTCAGGATACGGTTATGaaaccattttattatttttaatggcaACAAATAATCACATCTGTGGTCTGGGAAGAAAATGGATTCTATTAAATGAGATAAAACACCTAAAATACCTTCATTTAAGAACTTTGTATGGAATcattcatgttattttggggcatttaggttgaaagaaaccatagtatcaaatcattatattagattagattcaactttattgtcattgtgcagagtacaagtacaaagacaacagtgcaGCACTGTAGGATAGAGGCAGGATATTTATTTGGGGTTAATTAGGACATTGTGAGCAAACAGGAAAATCATTTCTGTAAAAGAAATCTAAAtcattttaaagctttaatcTTAGCGCATGCCACCAAATGTCTTCATCTCTCAGCGTTAATACATTCAAAATCAATGTTAAATCATTTCAGAATAAAGAGGCAGAAGATTTTAACATGAGACTGCAGCCCTCAGGATTTTACTGCTGAGACTGGTTCTGGGATCAGTTTCTAAAAAGGTTCGAGAGGGCTGACTTTGGTCTGACCCTCGTTTACATCACTCAGGGCAACCTCTCCTCCCTGATCTTTGAAAATGATCACATGAATGTAGTCATCTCCAACATGAACCTGTAAGAACAAAAGAGGAAAATTAGACATCTAAACACATGTAGGGACAAATGTCGGGAATGACTGTTGAGTTTAGTTTatctatgtttttttgtatctgtccctatcttAAAAAAATTCACGTTGATCTGGTGTTGTTGAGCAGTGAggatcttacacacacacacacacacacacacacaccacacacacacacacacacacacacacacacacacacacagtcctgccATGGTTCAACATCATGTCACTAATAATCCAACCTGTATATTAAAGACATATCTAATTACCTTGATGAGGTAGTTGGTTCCTGCCACAACTTGACTCCTGAATTTAAATGCTGTGTATTCCCCATAATTCTTTCCTGTTATTTCCTGCACTTTGGACTTCACCTGTGTATGAAAGAAATAAATCTGATGTAAATGCAGACCTTGGGTGTGGAGATTGTGAAGAATGAAGGTAGAGAGAAGCTCACCTGATCACACAGATCCTGAATGTCCTTAGTGGCGGGCTCTGTCGGACCGTATCCTCCGGACATGTTTGTGTCAAAGGTCTGTTGAAGTTAGCAGAGAAGTCAACTGTCTGTTTTTACGTGTCTCGACTGTTTATCACATCTGCATCTACAGTATTTATAGAGAGTGAccacactcccccccccccctcctgctACCCCTAACCCTGCATGTTGGGAGGAGATGTATGAGTCACAAAAACCCTTTTGTTCCTCTTATGAATTTCTTTCTAAATTCTGTTTGAGGATTTTCAACAAAAGAATGTTTCAAATCTCATCATTCAGATTTTCATTGTTGTACATAACTACAATTCCAAAAACTAAtattgttttgattgttttgatGTGAAATGATGATGCAGCATTAAGAGTGTTGAGCTGAACtaaaacattaacagtgtaGACTTCTCACATTAACATTTAATTCATATAAACAATGTCTAAGTCTTATGTAGGTGTTCACACTAATTAACAATCAGTTCAGTAAAGTCATGTTACtaaattaacacacacacacacacacacacacatacacacacatacacacatacatacacatacacacacacacacacacacaaccacacacacacaaacacacacacacacacacacacacacacacacacacacacacatacacatacacacacatacacacatacacacacatacacacacacacacaaccacacacacacaaacacacacacacacacacagacacacacatacacatatacacacacaaacacacacacagacacacacacacacaaccacacacacacaaacacacacacacacaaacacagacacacaaacacacacacacatacacacacatacacagacacacacacacacacacacacagacacacacaaacacacacacacacacacagacacacacacacacacacacagacacacagacacacaaacacacacagacacacacacagacacacacagacacacagacacacagacacacacagagagacaaacacacacacacagacacacacagacacaaacacacacacacagacacacaaacacacacagacacacagacacacacagacacacacagacagacacatgtcaatggaaagtatgttgttgtgggTCATTGGGCATATCTAAgcaacgaagtacaaatacttcgttaccttacttaagtagaaattttgggtatctatactttactggagtaattattttacagcatactttttacttctactccttacattttcacgcaattatctgtactttctactccttacattttaaaaatagcctcgttactcataTTTCAGttgggcttgttttcattccagcTCGTCATCgttcaacaacacacacacaccaaaacccTATCCAGGTAAATcgctccatccggagagagtgactttgattgtggttggatgagaagtataaacatataccattctgacaccctattggtttgtacgcgatccatcaaacctgcacagacccggtgctaatacgccaccggtgccttaacgaccgttatctaccggaccgaatagcaacacggatttcggagccttatttaggtgccactaaAATGACATCGCCGGACAGGACGCTAGTCAACActcggcagcaggtaacgttagcctaccgttagctagttaacactacactcgacagcaggtaacgttagcctactgttagctagttaacactacactcgacagcaggtaacgttagcctaacgttagctagttaacactacacctgacagcaggtaacgttagcctaccgttagctagttaacactacacctgacagcaggtaaagttagcctaacgttagctagttaatactacacctgacagcaggtaaagttagcctaacgttagctagttaacactacacctgacagcaggtaaagttagcctaacgttagctagttaatactacacctgacagcaggtaacgttagcctaccgttagctagttaacactacacctgacagcaggtaacgttagcctaccgttagctagttaacactacacctgacagcaggtaacgttagcctaccgttagctagtttatttatttatttatttatttatttatttatttatttatttatttatttatttatttatttattcgggacaatgcacattaatgaacaatctaacatttctgtaaagactgtaaatgagccaggttatagcataaatgctaattttcacctgtagtcccgaggcaggaaaacaacaacatgcagATAATACATAGGtgagaatatgacaatatacaatatcaaacaaggaacacattagcacacattcagacagattacattacatcaatAAAATTAGTCAAAGTGATGACATAACTGGGAACTCTTAAGAAACAGTTTaaagtgctttttaaatgtgcaataaGTTGGACATTCTCTAATGTTTGTTGGGATGCTGTTCCAAAAGTGACCTCCTCTGATAGACAGAACAGTTTGTCCAAAGGTAGTTTTTCTAAGCGGGATCTCTAAATCTCCTCTAAATGAGGCTCTGGTACAATATCCTCTGTCAGACCTTGGTTTAATGAATGTAGAAAGCGAAGGTGGAGCAAGTCCATGAAAAACTTTATAAATTAGACaacagtttttaaaatgaataaaatttcCAAAATTGAGCATATTgtattttcccaaaatattacaCTGATGGTATGACAGAGGTTTTTGATCCAGTATTTTTATAGATTGTTTGAATAACATTTCTATgggttttaaaattgtatttctaGCGAGTGACCAGGTTGTGATGCAGTAATCTATATGTGAAAAGATCATTGAATGTAGGAACATTTTAGCAGAAGTAATTGTCATTGATGGTCTTATTTGTTTAAAGTTTTGTAAATTGAATTTTATTCTGTTCGCTGTaagtttgatgt
Proteins encoded in this window:
- the LOC120563456 gene encoding cystatin-B-like, translating into MSGGYGPTEPATKDIQDLCDQVKSKVQEITGKNYGEYTAFKFRSQVVAGTNYLIKVHVGDDYIHVIIFKDQGGEVALSDVNEGQTKVSPLEPF